The following are encoded together in the Candidatus Tumulicola sp. genome:
- the ppk1 gene encoding polyphosphate kinase 1 translates to MIESTVAVPSTVAATPPALPLDDPSLLISRELSWVEFNDRVLEEGLDASNPLLERLKFVAIYETNLDEFFMIRVAAIKQQIEAHVVRRSDDGRTPAEHLSAISQRLRASLAMQMLLLNDELLPALEREGIRLMRVSDLDDETQSVLEHTFDNSVFPVLTPLAVDSGHPFPYISNLSLSLAVELEEAGKDGVELHFARVKIPPTLPRFIPIENAPAGERHFVLLEDLIAHHLDVLFPGMHVRDAYLFRVTRDADLDLQEDEADDLLREIESELQRRRFGEPVRLQLERGMPEYLRDFLCKELHLTAVDTYEVDGMMALSDLWSIVNLPGYDRLREQPFMPAIPKRLIGVTDMFAAIREGDILLHHPYESFDPVVQFVTQAAEDEKVLAIKATLYRTSGKNSPITQALLDAAENEKQVAVVIELKARFDEENNIEWARRLERAGAHVVYGFANQKVHAKSLLVVREDEDGLRRYMHFGTGNYNEKSARLYTDLSLFTCRPELGGDIAQLFNALTGFSKITDYEDLWVAPVTLRGEILSAIERETEHARAGRPCGIRVKLNHISDVEVIRALYRASQAGVKIDMLVRGMCELRPGVPGVSENITVCSIVGRFLEHSRIYSFTNGGDRRVYIASADWMGRNLDGRVEIATPVLDPVIAEMIDGQILSVLLADNVKSRELVENGSYRRRSPKPGQIPIDAQRVFLHQAQALG, encoded by the coding sequence ATGATAGAATCGACCGTCGCCGTTCCGAGCACCGTCGCCGCGACCCCGCCGGCTTTGCCGCTCGACGATCCGTCGCTGCTGATCAGTCGCGAGCTGTCGTGGGTCGAATTCAACGACCGCGTGCTCGAAGAGGGGTTGGACGCATCGAACCCGCTGCTCGAACGGCTGAAATTCGTCGCGATCTATGAAACGAACCTCGACGAGTTTTTCATGATTCGCGTGGCGGCGATCAAGCAGCAAATCGAAGCACACGTCGTGCGCCGATCCGACGACGGCCGGACGCCCGCCGAGCATCTGTCGGCGATCTCACAGCGCTTGCGCGCGTCGCTCGCGATGCAGATGCTGTTACTCAACGACGAGCTGTTGCCGGCGCTCGAACGTGAAGGCATTCGCTTGATGCGCGTCTCCGATCTCGACGACGAGACGCAAAGCGTGCTGGAGCACACCTTCGACAACTCGGTCTTTCCCGTATTGACGCCGCTGGCCGTCGATAGCGGACATCCGTTCCCGTACATCTCGAATCTGTCGTTGTCGTTGGCGGTCGAACTCGAAGAAGCCGGCAAAGACGGCGTCGAACTGCATTTCGCGCGGGTCAAGATACCGCCCACGCTCCCGCGATTCATCCCGATCGAGAATGCGCCGGCCGGCGAGCGGCACTTCGTGTTGCTCGAGGACTTGATCGCGCACCATCTCGACGTTCTATTTCCCGGCATGCACGTTCGGGATGCGTATCTGTTTCGTGTGACGCGCGACGCCGACTTAGATTTACAGGAAGACGAAGCCGACGATTTGCTGCGCGAGATCGAGTCGGAATTACAGCGCCGGCGCTTCGGCGAGCCGGTGCGGCTGCAGCTCGAGCGCGGCATGCCCGAGTATCTTCGAGACTTCCTGTGTAAGGAATTACATCTCACGGCGGTCGACACGTACGAAGTCGACGGCATGATGGCGCTGAGCGACCTCTGGTCGATCGTCAACCTTCCGGGCTACGACCGGTTGCGCGAGCAGCCGTTCATGCCGGCGATTCCCAAGCGTTTGATCGGCGTCACGGACATGTTCGCGGCGATTCGCGAAGGCGACATTCTACTGCACCATCCGTACGAATCGTTCGACCCGGTCGTGCAGTTCGTTACACAGGCGGCAGAAGACGAAAAAGTGCTCGCGATCAAGGCGACGCTGTACCGGACCTCCGGAAAAAATTCGCCGATTACGCAAGCGTTGCTGGATGCCGCTGAAAACGAAAAGCAAGTCGCCGTCGTGATCGAGCTCAAAGCGCGTTTCGACGAAGAGAATAATATCGAGTGGGCGCGGCGCCTGGAACGCGCGGGCGCGCACGTCGTATACGGCTTTGCCAATCAAAAGGTGCATGCCAAATCGTTGCTCGTCGTTCGCGAAGATGAAGATGGTTTACGCCGGTACATGCACTTCGGAACCGGCAATTATAACGAGAAGTCGGCACGACTGTATACCGATTTGAGCCTGTTCACGTGCCGCCCCGAGCTGGGAGGCGATATCGCGCAGCTCTTCAACGCGCTGACCGGGTTCTCAAAAATCACCGATTACGAAGATCTTTGGGTCGCGCCGGTCACGCTGCGCGGCGAAATTCTTTCTGCCATCGAACGCGAGACCGAACATGCGCGCGCCGGTCGTCCGTGCGGCATTCGCGTGAAGCTCAATCACATCAGCGACGTCGAAGTTATTCGCGCGCTGTATCGCGCGTCGCAAGCCGGCGTGAAGATCGATATGCTGGTGCGCGGCATGTGCGAACTGCGTCCAGGCGTGCCGGGCGTGAGCGAAAATATCACCGTGTGCAGCATCGTCGGCCGCTTTTTAGAACATTCACGCATCTACTCGTTCACCAATGGCGGCGACCGTCGCGTTTACATCGCTAGCGCCGATTGGATGGGCCGCAATCTCGACGGCCGCGTCGAAATCGCAACGCCGGTTCTCGACCCGGTGATCGCCGAAATGATCGACGGCCAAATTCTATCGGTCTTGTTGGCCGATAACGTCAAGAGCCGCGAACTCGTCGAGAACGGTTCCTATCGCCGGCGCTCGCCCAAACCCGGGCAGATTCCGATCGACGCGCAACGCGTATTCCTACATCAAGCGCAAGCATTAGGTTAG
- a CDS encoding BolA/IbaG family iron-sulfur metabolism protein translates to MIDDESLTGLIRARLPDADVRIFDRTGTMDHFNVTVRSRGFAGHPLLEQHKIVYAALSDALKDGRVHAVELTTIVSET, encoded by the coding sequence ATGATCGACGACGAATCGTTAACCGGTCTGATCCGCGCGCGACTGCCGGATGCAGACGTTCGTATTTTCGATCGCACCGGCACGATGGATCATTTCAACGTGACGGTACGCTCGCGTGGGTTCGCCGGGCATCCCCTGCTGGAGCAGCACAAAATCGTATATGCAGCGCTGTCGGATGCGCTCAAAGACGGCCGCGTCCACGCGGTCGAACTGACTACCATCGTATCGGAGACGTAA
- a CDS encoding cupin domain-containing protein codes for MDEQRRIIRASSDGWHGVEPEGYRPGDSVDTGVSRHTLIGSRKERAADDGPGSELRYFKVGPGKASRLEKHEHEHYVVVHEGEGYAIVGDDVSEIAPGDVVYVGPMEIHQFVARGDRPFGFFCMVDACRDIPQMPSEEELARLNASPAGEFAKPDAVPAPRVREKELR; via the coding sequence ATGGACGAGCAGCGGCGAATTATCCGTGCATCGAGCGACGGGTGGCACGGGGTCGAGCCCGAGGGCTACCGCCCCGGCGATTCGGTCGATACCGGCGTTTCGCGCCACACGCTGATCGGAAGCCGCAAGGAACGTGCCGCCGACGACGGCCCCGGCAGCGAGCTGCGCTACTTCAAGGTTGGTCCCGGCAAAGCGTCGCGATTAGAGAAGCACGAACACGAACATTACGTGGTCGTGCACGAAGGCGAAGGCTATGCGATCGTCGGCGACGACGTGAGCGAAATCGCTCCGGGCGACGTCGTGTACGTCGGGCCGATGGAGATTCACCAGTTCGTCGCTCGCGGCGATCGGCCGTTCGGCTTTTTCTGTATGGTCGACGCGTGCCGCGACATTCCGCAAATGCCATCGGAAGAAGAACTCGCACGACTGAACGCATCGCCCGCCGGCGAGTTCGCGAAGCCGGATGCCGTGCCGGCTCCACGCGTTCGCGAAAAAGAGCTACGCTAA
- a CDS encoding EVE domain-containing protein has protein sequence MRHWLLKTEPEAYSIERLQREGTTPWTGVRNYQARNTMQEMRLGDLGLFYHSSIAEPAAVGICRVVKEAYPDFSQFDRDGEYFDGRAKADKPIWMMVDVGFVEQFARPVTLAEMRAEPRLTGMALLKRGQRLSVQPVMPHEWDIVLELARRNAKA, from the coding sequence ATGCGGCATTGGTTGCTCAAGACCGAACCCGAGGCGTACTCGATCGAACGGCTGCAACGCGAGGGCACGACGCCGTGGACCGGCGTGCGTAACTATCAGGCCCGAAACACCATGCAAGAAATGCGGCTCGGCGATCTCGGGCTATTCTATCATTCGAGTATCGCCGAGCCGGCTGCGGTGGGCATCTGCCGGGTCGTCAAAGAGGCGTATCCCGACTTCTCGCAGTTCGATCGCGACGGCGAGTATTTCGACGGGCGCGCCAAAGCCGACAAACCGATCTGGATGATGGTCGACGTCGGGTTCGTCGAGCAATTTGCGCGGCCGGTGACGCTGGCCGAAATGCGGGCCGAACCGCGCCTCACCGGCATGGCGCTGCTCAAACGCGGTCAGCGATTATCGGTACAGCCGGTGATGCCCCACGAATGGGACATCGTCTTAGAACTTGCGCGTCGTAACGCGAAGGCCTAA
- a CDS encoding ABC transporter permease subunit → MWSDLAAHAVTHVYLAGSALLLALVAGIPLGIASALLRPLRSPALALAGIGRTLPSLAVLMLLLPMLGVGSAPAIVALALLAAPPILIAVDAGIRAVPAAALDAALGMGMRPSQTFGRVVVPLALPVAFSGVRTAATETIASATLATFVGAGGLGDLIVRGMQTGDTVALISGAATVALLALAVELALGRAAVRIEARA, encoded by the coding sequence ATGTGGAGCGATCTGGCCGCGCATGCGGTAACGCATGTGTACCTAGCGGGCTCCGCTCTGCTCTTGGCACTCGTGGCCGGCATCCCACTCGGCATCGCTTCTGCGCTTCTGCGGCCGCTCCGTAGCCCGGCGCTGGCCTTGGCAGGCATCGGGCGCACCCTCCCAAGCTTGGCGGTGCTGATGCTCTTGCTTCCGATGCTCGGCGTCGGGTCGGCCCCGGCCATTGTGGCGCTCGCACTCCTGGCCGCTCCCCCGATCCTGATCGCCGTCGATGCCGGGATCCGCGCCGTGCCGGCAGCCGCGCTCGATGCAGCCTTAGGCATGGGCATGCGGCCGTCGCAGACGTTCGGCCGGGTTGTCGTGCCTCTGGCGCTGCCGGTTGCATTTTCGGGCGTACGAACGGCCGCGACGGAGACGATCGCCAGCGCCACCCTGGCCACGTTCGTGGGTGCCGGGGGTCTCGGCGACCTGATCGTTCGCGGCATGCAAACCGGCGATACGGTCGCGCTCATTTCCGGGGCCGCAACGGTCGCGCTCCTAGCGTTGGCGGTCGAACTGGCCCTGGGTCGCGCGGCAGTGCGGATCGAGGCGCGAGCATGA
- a CDS encoding glutaredoxin domain-containing protein produces the protein MSQDLQEEIGREVAANKVLVYGKGTKTAPRCGFTLETIQFFDSFGVPFEVIDVLENMPKRQVLADMTDWPTLPKVFIDGKFYGDTDILGPMAQSGELKTVLENAFGQPLGEQKQTINLR, from the coding sequence ATGTCACAAGATCTGCAAGAAGAGATCGGGCGCGAAGTCGCAGCCAACAAAGTGCTCGTGTACGGCAAGGGCACCAAGACCGCACCGCGCTGCGGTTTTACGCTCGAAACGATTCAGTTTTTCGATAGTTTCGGCGTGCCGTTCGAAGTGATCGACGTACTGGAGAACATGCCGAAGCGTCAAGTGCTCGCCGACATGACCGATTGGCCAACGTTACCGAAAGTGTTTATCGACGGCAAGTTTTACGGCGATACCGACATCCTCGGACCGATGGCGCAGAGCGGCGAACTCAAAACCGTACTTGAAAATGCCTTCGGCCAGCCGCTTGGCGAGCAAAAACAAACCATCAACCTGCGCTGA
- a CDS encoding sulfurtransferase produces the protein MPLWKTVIDAASVAEAIGSSDLTIVDCRHSLADFSLGKRLYDEGHLPGAFFADVEYDLAGKKTGANGRHPLPDPDEFAAFLRGLGVNEDTQIVAYDAGADMFAARFWFLCRWIGHEAVAVLDGGYSGWANGGYPVSTQAHTPVREGKLVARVREEMVVDTSFVSARLDSGEMQLLDARGADRFAGQNETVDPIPGHIPGARNRWFKHNYNDDGSWKSPDTLRAEFVELDLDPASVVHQCGSGVSAAVNELAMTHAGYPHTRIYTGSWSEWIADPSRPIATGKE, from the coding sequence ATGCCGCTTTGGAAAACCGTCATCGACGCCGCATCGGTCGCCGAAGCGATCGGCTCGTCCGATCTCACGATCGTCGACTGCCGTCATTCGCTGGCCGATTTTTCGTTAGGTAAACGCCTATACGACGAAGGCCATCTTCCCGGCGCTTTTTTTGCCGACGTCGAATACGATCTGGCAGGGAAGAAAACGGGCGCGAACGGCCGTCATCCGTTGCCCGATCCCGACGAGTTCGCCGCGTTTTTACGCGGTCTCGGCGTGAACGAAGACACGCAGATCGTCGCCTACGATGCCGGTGCCGACATGTTCGCGGCGCGTTTCTGGTTCTTGTGCCGCTGGATCGGACACGAAGCGGTAGCCGTGCTCGACGGCGGATATTCCGGGTGGGCGAACGGTGGCTATCCGGTCTCGACGCAAGCGCACACGCCGGTTCGCGAAGGCAAGTTGGTAGCGCGGGTGCGCGAGGAAATGGTCGTCGATACTAGCTTTGTCTCGGCGCGCTTGGATAGCGGCGAAATGCAACTGCTCGACGCGCGCGGCGCCGATCGCTTCGCCGGGCAAAACGAAACGGTCGATCCGATACCCGGACATATTCCGGGCGCACGTAATCGCTGGTTCAAACACAACTACAACGACGACGGCTCGTGGAAATCGCCCGACACCTTACGCGCCGAGTTCGTCGAGTTGGATCTCGATCCGGCGTCCGTCGTGCACCAATGCGGTTCGGGTGTATCGGCCGCCGTCAACGAGTTGGCGATGACGCACGCCGGCTACCCACACACGCGCATCTATACCGGTTCGTGGAGCGAATGGATCGCCGATCCGTCGCGCCCGATCGCGACCGGAAAAGAGTAG